The Solibacillus isronensis genome contains a region encoding:
- a CDS encoding MerR family transcriptional regulator: MTKKTYSIQQVSNLTNLSKQLIRKWEDRYQIIQPDRLDNGYRVYTEDEVQTLMQLKQYINSGMTIKQAVDHYIKNKDVPEADPVSFFHKALIQAGTEANEHEILHLLEQAHHKFGVEKLIRDIVVPFLHEVGQLWCEKAWGEYQEAISSQTVRDFLSHLRRHFYVPDDAPLALGSCLPGERHEIPMQILLIQCMLRGYRTLMLGPSPAPTAIQSAIALKKPAIVLLTGSTEIAYNEFAQSIHTLEKLAQVHEHISFYIGGAGTELFYEQFQLKALKLARTIDDILPPANL, encoded by the coding sequence ATGACTAAAAAAACTTACTCGATACAACAAGTATCCAACTTAACGAATCTTTCTAAACAACTGATCCGAAAATGGGAAGATCGTTATCAAATCATTCAACCTGATAGATTAGACAATGGATACCGCGTATATACGGAAGATGAAGTTCAAACGTTAATGCAGCTGAAACAATATATAAATAGCGGTATGACGATTAAACAAGCGGTAGATCACTATATCAAAAATAAGGATGTACCAGAAGCTGATCCTGTATCGTTTTTCCACAAGGCACTAATTCAAGCCGGCACCGAAGCAAACGAGCATGAAATTCTGCATTTGCTCGAACAGGCTCACCATAAATTCGGTGTAGAGAAGCTGATACGGGACATTGTCGTTCCCTTCCTTCATGAAGTTGGACAGCTTTGGTGCGAAAAAGCATGGGGTGAATACCAAGAAGCAATAAGCAGTCAAACAGTGCGTGACTTTTTAAGCCACCTTCGTCGACATTTTTATGTTCCGGACGATGCGCCACTAGCATTAGGGAGCTGTCTACCTGGAGAGAGACATGAAATTCCAATGCAAATTCTGCTTATCCAATGTATGTTGCGGGGTTACCGCACACTAATGCTCGGCCCTTCACCGGCTCCAACAGCAATTCAATCCGCTATCGCATTAAAGAAGCCTGCCATTGTACTGCTGACAGGATCTACCGAGATTGCTTACAATGAATTTGCCCAGTCCATTCATACACTTGAAAAATTGGCACAAGTTCACGAGCATATTTCTTTTTATATTGGTGGCGCAGGAACAGAACTTTTTTATGAACAGTTCCAGTTAAAAGCATTAAAATTAGCAAGAACAATTGATGATATCCTTCCTCCTGCCAACCTTTAG
- a CDS encoding MMPL family transporter yields MSKHPLEKWGSVMGGKKTRWIVLALWIMFAVLFALIFPQINSVENFVGDEIPDTYTSIQAGKIMEEEFSSDSGIPLLITWYNESGLTEEDLTNIKGLYKQLADEPLDGQETIPPFHDLPVQALMGSLSENGAALVTPVFFSTEKNSDVLKENLAIIKERTENQFGENPYDTNLDDEGLHARFSGPVGISIDATDLFKAADVQLMVATVIIILVILLVIYRSPILAIIPLIVVGVAYLVVSPLLGVMAENGWIAKDAQAVAIMIVLLFGAGTDYCLFLITRYRDILLTEDNKFTALASAVRESTGAIVMSGLTVVIGLATLALADYGAFQRFAVPFSFGVLITGFAVVTLLPAVLGILGRAAFWPFVPRTEEAEKANAEKKNKPYKQRKPNHRYMRAVGEFVTSKPWLVIIVAGAILIGLAFTSTNIKYNYDLISSFPEDMPSREGFKIIEENFTPGELAPVQLLVDSEDTDLDITEQLLRLPYVGVVKEMRTGETNNNIQLYEIDLDKNPYSNEAMNDVEQMKDDVKGILADNNLEDGQFWIGGETSSQLDTKVVQSGDENIIQPVMIIIIFIVLLAYLRALITSIQLMVTVVISFFSALGAGWLIIHYGLGHEAMASAIPLYSFVFIIALGNDYNIFMISDIWKNRKRGIAHKQAISNGIASTGAVITSAGLILAGTFLVLATLPIQLLVQFGIVTAVGVLLDTFVVRPLLVPALITVFGKWSYWPNKKLKE; encoded by the coding sequence ATGTCTAAACATCCATTGGAAAAATGGGGAAGTGTAATGGGCGGTAAGAAAACACGTTGGATCGTTTTGGCTTTATGGATTATGTTTGCTGTTTTATTTGCACTTATCTTCCCGCAAATTAATAGTGTTGAAAACTTTGTGGGCGATGAAATCCCTGATACTTATACATCAATTCAAGCGGGAAAAATTATGGAGGAAGAGTTTTCTTCTGATAGTGGGATTCCGCTATTAATTACTTGGTATAACGAATCAGGTCTTACAGAAGAAGATTTGACAAATATTAAAGGGTTATACAAACAACTGGCGGATGAACCGTTAGATGGGCAGGAAACAATCCCGCCATTCCATGACCTTCCCGTTCAAGCATTGATGGGGTCACTTTCTGAGAACGGTGCAGCACTTGTCACACCTGTTTTCTTCTCAACAGAAAAAAATTCAGATGTTCTAAAAGAAAATTTAGCGATTATTAAAGAACGTACAGAAAATCAATTTGGCGAAAATCCATATGATACTAATTTAGATGATGAAGGGCTTCATGCTCGATTCTCCGGACCCGTTGGTATCTCGATTGATGCGACAGATCTTTTCAAAGCAGCTGATGTACAACTAATGGTTGCCACTGTAATTATCATTTTAGTCATCTTATTAGTCATTTACCGTTCACCAATTTTAGCGATTATCCCGTTAATTGTTGTAGGGGTAGCGTATTTAGTTGTAAGTCCATTATTGGGCGTGATGGCTGAAAACGGATGGATCGCTAAAGATGCACAAGCGGTAGCGATTATGATTGTATTATTGTTTGGTGCAGGTACGGACTATTGTTTATTCTTAATTACACGTTACCGAGATATACTGCTGACCGAAGATAATAAATTTACAGCATTGGCATCGGCTGTTCGTGAATCAACAGGCGCAATTGTAATGAGTGGCTTAACAGTAGTAATCGGTTTAGCGACATTGGCATTGGCGGATTACGGCGCATTCCAGCGTTTTGCTGTTCCGTTCAGCTTTGGTGTATTAATTACAGGTTTTGCAGTAGTAACATTACTTCCGGCTGTTCTTGGTATTTTAGGACGCGCAGCGTTTTGGCCGTTTGTTCCTCGTACAGAGGAAGCTGAAAAAGCAAATGCTGAAAAGAAAAACAAACCATATAAACAACGTAAACCTAATCACCGTTATATGCGCGCGGTCGGTGAATTTGTTACTTCGAAACCATGGCTTGTCATAATTGTTGCAGGAGCAATTTTAATTGGTTTAGCATTCACTTCCACAAATATTAAATACAATTACGATTTAATTTCCTCATTCCCTGAAGATATGCCTTCGCGTGAAGGATTTAAAATCATTGAAGAAAACTTTACACCAGGTGAATTGGCACCGGTTCAGTTGTTAGTAGACAGTGAAGATACTGATCTGGATATTACAGAACAACTGTTAAGACTCCCGTATGTCGGTGTCGTAAAAGAAATGCGTACAGGTGAAACAAATAACAACATCCAACTTTATGAAATTGATTTGGATAAAAATCCATACTCGAATGAAGCGATGAACGATGTTGAACAAATGAAGGACGATGTTAAAGGAATTCTTGCGGATAACAATCTGGAAGACGGCCAATTCTGGATCGGGGGCGAAACGAGCTCTCAACTAGATACAAAAGTCGTTCAGTCGGGCGATGAAAACATTATTCAACCTGTCATGATTATTATTATTTTCATCGTATTATTAGCATACTTACGTGCTCTAATTACATCGATTCAATTAATGGTAACGGTAGTAATATCCTTCTTCTCTGCTTTAGGTGCAGGTTGGTTGATTATCCATTACGGTTTAGGACATGAAGCGATGGCTAGTGCGATTCCACTGTACAGTTTTGTATTTATTATCGCATTAGGTAACGACTATAATATTTTCATGATTTCTGATATATGGAAAAACCGTAAGCGTGGTATTGCGCATAAGCAGGCCATTTCAAATGGTATTGCTTCAACAGGTGCGGTTATTACATCTGCTGGACTCATTTTAGCAGGTACATTCCTTGTATTAGCGACATTACCAATCCAGCTATTAGTACAATTCGGTATCGTAACAGCGGTAGGGGTACTGCTTGATACATTTGTCGTACGTCCATTACTCGTACCGGCTCTAATTACGGTGTTTGGTAAATGGTCATACTGGCCGAACAAAAAGCTTAAAGAATAG
- a CDS encoding ABC transporter ATP-binding protein, with the protein MSTSKRLYLYALKFKKPILIGLALLTIAVATDIAGPFIAKYIIDHYMEPGNLQVEPIAILLSIFFLLSVLTAVFRYLMFIFLQRGANFVIQQLRKDVFGHIQKLPIEYFDNLPAGKVVARVTNDTEAIRNLYVTVLSQFANSFITIAGVYIALFILNWKMALFALLLIPIVYIWMILYRKFASQYNHIIRTKIADINAMINESINGMTIIQAFRREEQMKQEFDEMNDEHYKYNRKLLLLDSATSHNLVNILRLGMFAVFVYYFGTQSMTLPEAVTAGTLYAFVDYITRLFNPITNLVNQFSQLERSLVAGSRVFELLDQQGESVSTERIERYKGNVVFDHVSFAYKNDEYVLKNIHFEAKEGETIALVGHTGSGKSSIMNLLFRFYDPQKGRIIIDGKDITKLPRQAIREHMGIVLQDPYLFTGTIASNVSLNDKRISRETVEKALEAVGGERVLSKFEKGIDEPVIEKGSTLSSGQRQLISFARALAFDPAILILDEATSNIDSETEEIIQHAMDVLKKGRTTFIIAHRLSTIKNADKILVLDRGEIVEQGSHDELVALGGKYELMYRLQSGSLTS; encoded by the coding sequence ATGAGTACATCTAAACGACTGTACCTGTATGCTTTAAAATTTAAAAAACCGATTTTAATCGGGTTAGCTTTATTAACAATTGCGGTCGCAACTGATATTGCAGGACCGTTCATTGCAAAATATATTATCGACCATTACATGGAACCAGGGAATCTGCAAGTTGAACCGATCGCAATACTGCTGTCGATCTTCTTCTTGTTATCTGTGCTGACTGCTGTGTTCCGTTATTTAATGTTCATCTTTTTACAACGCGGTGCAAACTTTGTTATTCAGCAGTTACGAAAAGATGTATTCGGACATATTCAAAAGCTGCCAATTGAATACTTCGATAACTTGCCGGCCGGTAAAGTCGTTGCCCGTGTCACAAATGATACAGAGGCAATACGCAATCTGTATGTAACTGTACTTTCGCAATTTGCGAACAGCTTTATTACCATTGCAGGGGTATATATAGCTTTATTTATTTTAAATTGGAAAATGGCACTTTTCGCTCTATTACTCATTCCGATTGTTTATATTTGGATGATTTTATACCGAAAATTCGCTTCACAGTACAACCATATTATTCGAACAAAAATTGCGGATATTAATGCAATGATCAATGAATCAATTAATGGAATGACGATTATTCAGGCATTCCGTCGTGAAGAACAGATGAAGCAGGAATTCGACGAGATGAATGATGAACATTACAAATACAATCGTAAGCTTTTATTGCTGGACTCCGCGACATCACATAACCTTGTCAATATTTTACGTCTTGGAATGTTTGCCGTTTTCGTTTATTACTTCGGCACCCAATCCATGACATTACCTGAAGCTGTAACAGCCGGTACGCTATATGCGTTTGTTGATTATATTACGCGCCTGTTCAATCCGATTACGAACTTAGTCAACCAGTTCTCCCAGCTTGAACGATCTCTTGTAGCAGGGTCACGTGTATTTGAACTGCTCGATCAGCAAGGGGAATCTGTAAGTACAGAACGAATTGAACGTTATAAAGGGAATGTTGTGTTCGATCATGTATCATTCGCCTATAAAAATGATGAATATGTATTGAAAAATATTCACTTTGAAGCAAAAGAAGGCGAAACAATTGCACTTGTCGGCCATACAGGATCGGGGAAAAGTTCGATTATGAATTTACTATTCCGCTTCTATGATCCGCAAAAAGGCCGTATTATCATTGACGGGAAAGATATTACGAAGCTTCCGCGCCAAGCGATTCGTGAGCATATGGGAATCGTATTGCAGGATCCGTATTTGTTCACTGGAACGATTGCTTCGAATGTTAGCCTCAATGATAAGCGAATTTCAAGAGAAACCGTTGAAAAAGCGCTTGAAGCAGTCGGAGGTGAACGTGTTTTATCAAAATTCGAAAAAGGAATTGATGAGCCTGTAATCGAAAAAGGAAGTACCCTTTCATCCGGTCAGCGCCAGTTAATTTCGTTTGCGCGTGCGCTTGCATTTGATCCGGCTATCCTTATTTTGGATGAGGCGACATCAAATATTGACTCGGAAACAGAGGAAATTATCCAACATGCAATGGATGTACTGAAAAAAGGTCGTACAACGTTTATTATTGCCCACCGACTTTCCACTATTAAAAATGCAGATAAAATTTTAGTATTGGATCGTGGTGAAATTGTTGAACAAGGCAGCCATGATGAACTTGTTGCACTTGGCGGCAAGTATGAACTCATGTATCGCCTGCAATCCGGTTCATTAACTTCTTAA
- a CDS encoding ABC transporter ATP-binding protein, with the protein MFNVFVKLKWFLKMYRKQYTIAIVLLMLASFIEVLPPWILGEAIDDMTNGDMDQMQLMKYVGFVIGAAIVSYALNFIWQYQLFGGSITLDRILRKKLMHQFLKMTPTFYEKNRTGDLMAKATNDLNAVTLTAGFGIMTLIDSTVYMALIILAMGFFISWKLTFFAMLPIPIMAIIIQYLGKIVHERYMKAQDAFGEMNDNVLESVAGTRVIRAYVQEKKDEERFSEMSENIFAKNMRVAYINGLFMPITKIGTGICYVIALGYGAVLVSNSELTVGQLVSFNVYLGLAIWPMFAIGELINVMQQGSASLDRVQDTLEYEADVQNPPSPMTHHVPNSIGFSEFTFQYPLSQVKNLQQISLNLKKGQTLGIVGKTGAGKTTFIRQLLREYPLGNGQIAINDTDLAQMTKEQILDWIGYVPQDHVLFSRTIRENILFGKENATNGEIEEAIRLADFEKDLSNLPLGIETLVGEKGVSLSGGQKQRVSIARALIKDPEILILDDSLSAVDAKTESKIIENIQTERAGKTTIISTHRLSGIQHADEIIVLDDGYIVERGTHEELLRLGGWYKEQFDRQQLEEVEQ; encoded by the coding sequence ATGTTTAATGTATTTGTGAAATTAAAATGGTTTTTAAAAATGTATCGTAAGCAGTATACAATTGCGATTGTACTCCTTATGCTGGCGAGCTTTATCGAAGTTTTGCCTCCATGGATTTTAGGGGAAGCCATTGATGACATGACAAATGGAGATATGGATCAGATGCAGCTGATGAAGTATGTAGGCTTCGTTATTGGCGCTGCCATCGTGAGCTACGCTTTAAACTTCATATGGCAATATCAGTTATTTGGAGGTTCCATTACGCTTGACCGTATTTTGCGAAAAAAACTGATGCATCAATTTTTAAAGATGACCCCGACGTTTTATGAAAAAAACCGTACTGGTGACTTAATGGCCAAAGCTACAAACGATTTAAATGCAGTTACATTAACTGCCGGCTTCGGTATTATGACCCTCATTGATTCGACGGTTTATATGGCACTGATTATTTTAGCAATGGGCTTTTTTATCTCTTGGAAGCTGACATTTTTTGCGATGCTCCCAATTCCAATCATGGCTATAATCATTCAATATTTAGGGAAAATTGTTCATGAACGCTATATGAAAGCACAGGATGCATTCGGTGAGATGAATGACAATGTTCTGGAATCTGTTGCGGGAACTCGTGTAATCCGCGCATATGTTCAAGAAAAGAAGGATGAAGAACGCTTCTCGGAAATGAGCGAGAACATTTTTGCTAAAAACATGCGCGTCGCTTATATTAACGGACTCTTTATGCCAATTACGAAAATTGGAACTGGTATTTGTTATGTCATCGCATTAGGTTACGGTGCTGTTCTTGTTTCAAATTCTGAACTAACGGTCGGCCAGCTCGTTTCATTTAACGTGTATTTAGGGTTGGCAATTTGGCCAATGTTTGCAATTGGCGAGCTTATTAACGTCATGCAGCAAGGAAGTGCTTCGCTAGACCGTGTACAGGATACGTTGGAATATGAAGCGGATGTACAAAATCCTCCTTCACCAATGACGCATCATGTACCGAATTCTATCGGGTTTTCTGAGTTTACATTCCAGTACCCTCTATCTCAGGTGAAAAACTTGCAGCAAATTTCACTGAACCTGAAAAAAGGGCAAACTCTTGGTATTGTCGGGAAAACAGGTGCAGGTAAGACAACATTTATTCGTCAGCTGTTGCGAGAATATCCGCTAGGCAATGGGCAAATTGCCATTAATGATACGGACTTGGCACAAATGACAAAAGAACAAATATTGGACTGGATCGGCTATGTGCCACAGGACCATGTACTATTTTCCCGTACAATTCGTGAAAACATTTTATTCGGAAAAGAAAATGCTACGAACGGTGAAATCGAAGAAGCCATTCGACTGGCAGACTTTGAAAAGGATTTATCAAATTTACCGCTTGGCATTGAAACACTTGTCGGTGAAAAAGGCGTATCTTTATCAGGAGGCCAAAAACAACGTGTATCAATTGCACGTGCATTGATTAAAGATCCGGAAATTCTAATTTTGGACGATTCTTTATCTGCTGTCGATGCGAAAACAGAATCAAAAATAATTGAAAATATACAAACAGAGCGCGCTGGAAAAACGACGATCATTTCAACTCACCGCCTGTCAGGTATTCAGCACGCGGATGAAATTATCGTGCTGGATGATGGTTATATCGTTGAACGAGGTACACATGAAGAGCTCCTACGCTTAGGTGGTTGGTACAAAGAACAGTTTGACCGCCAGCAGCTTGAGGAGGTGGAGCAATGA
- a CDS encoding fructose-2,6-bisphosphatase, translating to MKKLLLVMLFTLVLAACGTKETSDDVNNVPGNNSDNVTQGSSEVKEEKITLYKSDENAENTVPFDENYDSGEEELVPFIYSKVNEHDVELLDYTMENEDKSLLLNLGDDIYTIQGSAGANMFVETLARSYFENLPELQDITFLYKGSDEPVLDHMNIGLPYKRQDFDM from the coding sequence ATGAAGAAATTGTTACTAGTCATGCTATTTACGCTTGTGCTCGCAGCATGCGGGACAAAAGAGACGAGTGATGATGTAAATAATGTCCCGGGAAATAATTCAGATAATGTGACACAGGGTAGCTCTGAAGTGAAAGAGGAAAAGATTACATTATATAAATCAGATGAAAATGCTGAAAATACCGTTCCATTTGATGAAAATTATGATAGCGGTGAAGAAGAACTAGTACCGTTTATTTACTCAAAAGTAAATGAACATGATGTAGAGCTGCTGGATTATACGATGGAAAACGAAGATAAAAGCTTATTGCTTAATTTAGGTGATGATATTTATACAATTCAAGGGTCTGCAGGTGCCAATATGTTTGTTGAAACGTTAGCGCGTTCTTATTTTGAGAACTTACCTGAATTGCAGGATATAACGTTTCTTTATAAAGGATCGGATGAACCAGTGCTAGATCATATGAATATAGGACTACCATATAAACGACAAGATTTTGATATGTAG